CGGCGGATGGAATCGTTTTCCTTCCGCACTTCCGTCGGCTCCAGAACCGTGATGCGCAGAAGGACGGCTCCGCTGCCGATAAAAATGCACAACAGAACAAGCAGTGCGATTTTCCGCACTGCTTCTTTTCTTCCGTCACCCCGCCGGGGGAAAATCCTGCGGAGAAAGGAATCCCTTTTTCGTCCCGCCGCGCCTTGCTTCACGGATTATTCCCCGTCGGCCCACGAAGGGCCGCTGTCGCGCCCGTTCTCCATGGCGTCGTTGATCAGCATCAGCAGTTCCAGCGTGCTGCGGAATTTTCTGGTCTGGTTTTTATCCACCCACTGTAAGGTTCCCTGCCAGGTCGCGTTCCGGCGAAACTGGACCTGAACCACGAACGTGGCCTTTTCCTGCCGGTCATCCGGCTGATCGATTTCTTTCGTTATCATATCCTTCATACTGCTTCCCTCTACTTTCTGAGTGGATCTTCCGCTTCTGGAAAAACTGCGGTATTTGACATCCGCCTGGGGAAAAGCGAGCGTATCCAGCAGGTTTTCCATCAGCCATATGATTTGAAGTTCGCTGGAAAAATAGGCACCACGGTTTAAAAAGCGGTTGTAAAGATAACCGGCCAGCTGCCTGTTCTCGTATGAAAAGATCTGGATCGTATTTTTTTCACATTCCGCCGTAATCATACCGACAGGAGCAGAAACACCGGTTGCTTCGATTGTCATGACGATGCCCCTTTCTAATCCATAAAAATCAGCATACGCTTTCAGGGTCACAGTGCGGTCACAAAATGAGAAAAACAGGAAAAATTCACAGCTTTCGCGTCATCAGGTCCAGGTCGGTGCAGTAAGTGAACGCGGTCTCCCGCGAAATGACCTTCTGCCGGTAAAGGCGCAGAAGGTCGCTGTCCATCGTGACCATTCCGGATGCGGCGTTGGCGAAGATGGTGTTGTTGATCTGGTGCACCTTCGATTCGCGGATCATGTTGCGGATGGCGCTGTTCACCAGCATGATCTCGAAGGCGGGCACCAGGCTGCCGTCCAAAGAGGGGACGAGCTGCTGGGAGACGACCGCCTGAAGCACCGTAGAGAGCTGCACGCGGATCTGGTGCTGCTGGTTCTGCGGGAAAACGTCTATGATGCGGTCGATCGTGTTGGCCGCCCCGATCGTGTGCAGGGTGGAAAGGATCAGCTGTCCCGTTTCAGCGGCGGTCATCGCGGTGGAAATCGTTTCGTAGTCGCGCATCTCGCCGATCAGGATGATGTCGGGGGACTGCCGCAGGGCCGCGCGGAGCGCCGGAACATAGCCCTTGGTGTCGCTCGCGATCTCCCGCTGGGTCACGATGCTCTTTTTGTGCCGGTGCAGGAATTCGATCGGGTCTTCGATGGTGATGATGTGGCAGCTCCTGGTGCTGTTGATCCTGTCGATGATGCAGGAGAGGGTGGTGGATTTCCCGCTTCCGGCGGAGCCGGTGATCAGCACCAGGCCCTTTTCCTTTTGGGCAAGATCGATGACGGTGTCGGGGATATGGAGCGCGGCCGGGTCAGGAAGCTCGAACGACAGCACGCGGAGCACCGCCGCAAGGGAACTGCGCTGCCGATAGGCGTTGCAGCGGAAGCGCCCAAGGTTGGCGACGGAAAAGGAGAAATCGTCGTCGCCGCTCTGCAGCAGCGGCTCGATGTCCCGGCCGTTTGCAAACTGATAGATCTGCCGGATGATCTTTTTGGTGTCGTCCGGCATCAGCTTCACGCTGTCCGCGGGCCGGATCTCGTCGTTGATCCGGAAGGAGACCGGGCACCCCGCGATGATAAAGACATCCGAGGTGCCGGACGCCACGGCTTTTTCAAGGATTTCTTCGATCTCCATTGGCTGCTGCTCCTTTCTGCTGGGCGCTCATCCCTGCCATACCTCCAGATGGCGGTCGTCGCCGTTCCATTCCCCGGATGCGGCAAGGCGGTATCGCGTGATCCGGTAGCTTTGCCCGGAGGCTTCGGGCAGGACGGACACTTCCAGCCGCTGGGAATCACCTACGGGGATCGAAAAGCCGATCTCCTTCGTCCGGCCCACGGAAAGCTTCGTGCCCTCGACGGAAAGCCCGTCGAAGACGTCCGCCGGATTCGCGCGGGCACCGGGCTCGCGCAGTTTTGCGTCGATCTGCCGAAGGACCTGCTGCACCTTTGCATCCGCCGCATAATAGTTCAGCACGCTTTCCCGGTTTTTCCGGGTCAGGTTCCAGTCCGACCGCGCGGAGAAAAGCGAAAGTACACCGAATGAAGTCAGGCACAGCACAAGAAAGATCATCAATATGGAGGAAACCCCGACGCCGGGGTACAGACGTTTTCCGTTTGTCAAGAAAAGCACCTCGATGAACAATCAGCCGGGGAAGTATTTTTTCGTGTTCAGGGTAAACAGTTCTCTGCGGGAGCTTCCGTCTCCGGAAGAAACGGTGATCTCCGCCTCGAGCATCACGCCCGGCGCGGCGTCGCTCGTCCGCACGGCCGTTTCTACCCGGTAAGCCGCGTTTTGGCCGGCGGGGCTCCCGTCCGCGCCGCAGTCCGCCGTATAGACGCTGGCTTTGCCCTCCTGCTTTTTGCGGCCGTTCTGAAACAGGCGGTCGAGGTCCGCCGGCGTTTCCGCCGACTGGATCGTTTCCGCGGCGGACTGGGCCAGCACCATCGCGGCGTTCAGCTCCGCGCTGCGCCGGGCCGTGGCGTGCGCGGCGGAAAAAAGCTGGAGCACCGCGGCGCAGGAGACGGAGAGGAACAGAAGGACGAGGATCATTTCAAGGAAAAAGGAATTGATTCCGGAATGACGTTTCATCGCAGCGCCTCGTTTTGGTCAGGAGGAACGCGGGCAGACGGAGATGGAAATCGGTTTCCCTCCGTTTGGGGTCGCCGAAACCGTCAGCAGCCTGCCCGTTTGTTTCACGGAAAAACCGGAGAGCTGCGTGATTTTTTCCCCATCCCCGGGAACAAAGGGCTGATCCGCCGCAAGGAACGATTCCGTCAGCCAGCCGCGATACCAATATAAATAGGTTTTATAAACGTCTCCGCCATAGCGGGACGAGATGACGAGGGACCTGATTTTTCCCTCGTCCTCCACCGCGATTTCCCCGGTTTCGTCGCCGGTGCGCACTTTGTTTGCGACATAGGAAAGCGAGGTTCGGATGGAGTCGTTTTCATCCATGCGCGCCGAAACGCCGCGGGAGACGTTCGCGCCGATCAGCACCAGCAAAAGGGAGGCGGCGGCAAACAGGGTGAAAATCAAAAGGATGCAGAGCGTCTGGACCGATCGTGTCCTTGTTCCGTTCAAGGCTGTTCCTCCTTCTGATCGCCGCCCCGTTCCAGAAGCTGGACCGCCGGTTTTACGTTGGAGGCGAACACCTGATAATCCACCAGGTATTTGCTGCGGTCCACCCGCACGCCGTAATTTTTTTCCAGATAGGCAAAGTCCGGCGGATATCTGCCCTCAATCGCGTAGCAGTTGACGACGGCGCGGTCGATGGCTTTTAAGGTCAGGTCGCGGCTTTTCCGGCGGCTGTTCCGCGAAAGGCCGGAAAAGCCGGACCAGAGCAGGCAGATCGCCAGCAGAAAAACCATCAGCGCCGGAATGCGGGAATGCTTCATCCGTTTCCTCCCCTTCAGCCGATATTGGACATGATCCCCATCATCGGAAGCATGATCGACAGAAGGATGATGCCGATGATGACCGAGAGGAGGCCGACCATCACGGGCTCGATCATAACGGTCATGCCCGAAAGCATATTCTGCGCTTCCTCATTGTAATGAGCGGCGATGCGGTTCATCACGGCGTCAAGGTTCCCGGTCTTTTCTCCGACGCCGATCATGCTGGAATAGATGCCGGAAAACAGGCCCGACTGCTGAAGCGCCTGTGAAAAGGGCCGCCCCTCCGAAACCTTGCGGGAAATTTCCCGCACTTTGCCGCTGCCCTGCGGGCTGCTCAGAATCCCGGGCAGCAGCTCCAGCGCCTGTCCGATCTCATATCCGCTGGAAAGCAGCATGGAAAGGACGGAGGAGAAGCGCGCGGCATCGATGCTGGAAAAGGCCCTGCGGGCGGGAGGAAATTTCCCGAGCAGGGTGCGGAAAATTTCCGCGCCCCTTCGGGTCTTTGCCGCCAGAGCGCCCGCGGCGACCAGAAGCGCCAGAGCGAGGATCAGCACAAAAGCCCCCTGCCCCACCGCAAGGCCGAACTGAACCGCCGCGACGGAGACCGCGGGAATGTCGCCGCCCAGGGTTTCGAGCACCTGGCGGAAAACGGGAAGCACCTTTACGATCAGCACGGCGATGACCGCCGCGATCATCAGAATCAGCACGAGCGGATAGATCACCGCGCCCCTGATCTGGTTTTTCAGGTCGTCCTCACGCTCGTAATAGACGGAAAGGGAAGAGGAGACGTCGTCCAGCTTTCCGGCTTTCTCCCCGATCTCCATCATGTTCACGAGATACTCCGGAAAAGCCCCGCTCTTTTTCAGGGAAAGGGAAAACGAACCGGTTTGGGAAAGGCTGCTCAGAATATCCTGAAGCAGCTTCTTTTCGCGGGTGTCCTGCGTGTTTTCATAAACGGCGGCAATTCCCTCTTCCAGGGGAATTGCCGCTTTCAGAAGCCAGGATATCTGCGAACAGAACAGGGACAGCTCCCTGGAGGACAAGGGAGCCCCTTTTTGTCCTCCCATCTTTGAATCCCTCCGTTTTCACTGGTTCAGTAGACACGGGCCGCCGTATAGGACTTCGCCGTGCTGTTGGAAGCGCCGAACGTTGCGTCCATCAGCTTCCAGCCGGCCGACGTATTCTGAATTTTGATCGTGATCCAGCCCTTGCCCTGCAGGTAAACCTCGTTCCACGAATGCGTCGCCGCCACGGCGTCGGCGGAACCGACGACGAGCTTGGCCGGCACGTTCTGGGCGCGGAGCATGGCCGCCATCAGCGCGGAGTAATCGAAGCAGATGCCCTTTTTGGAGGCGAGGATGGAATCCACATTCGGCAGATAGCCGCTTTTTACGGCGGCCGCCTTATCGTAGTCGTATTTGATGTTTTTGATCAGAAAATTATAGACCGCCTTGAGCTTATCCACATCCGTTTTGGAGCCGGAGCACAGGTCGTACGATTTTTTCACGGCCGCCGAGGAAGCCGTGTAATTCACATACTGGTTCGGATACAGGAACGGGGCGAGGCTGCTCGAAAGCTTCACGGGGAAGGACGCGCTGAAAAGCTCGCGGTAAGAGGAGCCGGACACGTTTTCCATGATCCGGACCGTGTAGGAGCCATCCCCCATCTGAAGCGGGAACGCCTCGTAATTCCCGTCGTGGTTCAGGTCGTAGTTGTAGGTCATGCCGTCCTTTTTGACCTGTGCCTTCAGGCGCTTTTCGGTGCCGCTCTGGCGCACCATGACGTATCCGTTCGCGGCGTTGCTCGCGTCGATGACGGAGCCGCCTTTTTTGTAGGCGTTTTTTCCGGGCGCCGAAACGGTTTTGATCTGGATCGGCCCGGTATAGGCGCCGCCATCGACGCCGGGGGCGGAAGCGGCCGTCCCGCTGCCCGCGGAGAGGGAAACGGGCGGCGTCTCGAGCTGCTCCAGCACCTCTTTTTCCCGGTCGGGCGGGGCGTCCTCATCCGAAAGGCGGTTCGGGTCCGCGGAAGAGGAATCCCCCGGGGCGGAAGGAGCGGAAGAAGCCTGCGGCTGAGCGAAGAAAGTCCGTGCCTGCGCCGGGGCCGTTTTCGGCCCGCAGGCGGACAGCAGACAGAGCGCGAGAGCCGCGCCCAGCAGCGCGGCCGGTTTCCGACAAAGTTTCATCTTTGCAAGACCTCCGGTAAAGGCAGACGCGGGGCCCGGCGTGCTACGATTCTATGGAATCCACCGGACCCAGTTTATAAATGATTTTCGTGTCGTTCTTTTTATAATCTTTTTCAAACCGGCGGATGATGCGGTGCATGACCCGCTCGGCGTTTTCGTAGTTGATCAGCGGAAGCATGACGATGAACTGGGTGGAGCTGTAAGCCGCCACGGTGTCGCCCTTGCGCAGGCTCAGCAGGATGTCCTCCTTGAACAGGTTCACCGCCGGAACGGCGGACGAATCCTTCAGGATGCTGCCGTTGCTGTCCAGCAGGGAGAGCAGCGCGATGAAGATGGACTGGCCGGTGCGGATCAGCGACCTGGCCTGAATCCTGTAAAGGTTCTTGAAGATCTCGTAATCGCAGAAATACGCGCTGTTCCCGGCGCAGGCCTCTTTCAGGTCCTGCTTGATGATGGAAAGGTCCATCTCCACCTGATTGATGCTGTTCGTGATCTGCTTGTACAGCTCGCGCAGGCTGCCGGAAATGTCCACCCCCAGCTCGCGGTAGAACAGGTCCGTCACATAGTTGTAATGCTTCAGCGCCTTGCTGTTCTGCCCGGTGCTGATATAGGCGTAGGTCAAAATCTTGTGGATCGACTCCTCGAACGGCACGCAGACGATGGCCGCCTCGCACACCGTGATGATCTCTTCATAGTCCTGATTTTCCTCGTAAAGGGCACAGAGCTTCAACACGCAGCTGATATAAAGGGAGGAAAGGTACGCCGTGCGGCTGACCACCCAGTTGGCATAGCTGGAATTCGGGAGGAAATCGCCGTGATAATAGGAGACGGCCTGTTTCAGAAGGCTGATTTTCTGCTCTTTCGTGATGCCGGAAGCGGAAGCCTCTTTCGCAAGGCGCTCCATCTCCTCCACATCCACCACGCAGGGCAGGTCGGGATTCCACAGATAAGAGCCGTGGGAATAGACGATAAACGGGGTCTTTGTGTCGTGCAGGCTTTTTTTCAGCAGGGCCCGCGCGCGGTAAACCAGGTTTTTCAGCGCGTTCAGCGGGTCGCTGCACGAATCGTCGTCATCCCAAAGCACCTCGATCAGCTTTTCCACAGAGGTTTCCAGGTGCCGGTGCGCCACCAGGTATTCGATCAGAAGCCAAACCTGCTTTGTCCTTCCGCTGGACTGGCTCAAGGTGTGCTTTCCCTTTTGAATTGTGAATTTTCCCAGCATGGTCACGTTGACGGTATCGCCGGAATACAATGCATCCATCATGCCAAAGCACCTTTCCCCAGGCCTTGTTTGAGAAATAAAAGACGACGGATTTTCGAGGTAAAATTGTGCCGAACAAGGAAAAAGGATCCTTTTCGGATTCCGCGCATTTTTGACGCCGGGCGGTGCAATTTTAGCCGAAACAGACTAGTTCCTTAATTTTTCAAACGAGGCCTATGATTTTTCATTCGGAAAAATCCCTTTGCGACCAGTATATCATGACAGAGAAAAAATGGCAAGAAACTGGAAGAAAAATTGAGGAAACGGAAGAAAAAAGGCGAGGGCCCTGTTCCATCCTATTCGGCCCGGGCCGGGGAAGTGAAGGGAAAGGAAGCAGATCCGGAAGATGGAAAAATCCGTGTGACCGTCATGTGACTGTGTGTGACTATAATAATGGGCAGTGATGAAAAAACTTTTCGCAAAAACCGCTTTTTTCCGCGAAAATCCGGCAGAAATCCGGCCGGACCAAAAATCGGAACGGCTCGGAACACTGCGGGAAAGAGAAGAAAATCCATCATTCTTTGTCGAAAGAAACCGCATGGTTTTGTGACCGGCGTGTGACCGGAGCACTCTATAATCGAAAAACAGACAGAAAATAATGGATGGTTTGTAAATAAAAGCCAATTGATTGATTCGGCTCTTTTGAAATAAAGGGCAGGCGGAATCGGCGCGGGCCGGCAGGACGGAACGTTTTATTTTGAGGAGGCATGGTTTTGATGACGGGCATGTTCAGAGCTTGGAGGAAACCTCTCGCTTTTGTCCTGATGTTTGCGATGCTCGCCGCGGCGGTTCCGGCCGCAGACGCAGAGAACGCCGGTAAGGCCGCCGGGGAAACCGTAAAGACGGAAGACTCCACTCCGGCGCAGGCTGCGGCTTCGGGCAAAATCGGCCGCTCTGACGGTGAACCGGAGGATCTGGCGCAGTATGTGGTTTCGAGCAAAACCGCCGGGTACGAAGGAATGGATGAAGAGAGCGGAGACCGGAATTACACCCTGACCCTGAAGGCCAGCTCCGGCGCGACCGAAACCGTGACGGAGCCGGGCGAGCAGATCACCACGCCGGCGGACATCGTCCTGGTGCTGGATGTCAGTGCCAGTATGGATGAAGAGGTCGACGTGAGCGGCGACGTTTACGTCCCGTTCAACAGGTGGGACGACGGAGAAGATAGAAGCTGGGGCGACGATTCCCCTTACGATGACGGTGATGCCTCGGGCTATTTCCGCAGATATGAAAATTATGGTTCTTATTACCCGCGCCCCGTCTGGGCGGCCGTCGAACCGGCTGAGGGGCGGAGACAGGTCGGCTATTCTCCGGATGCGGA
This window of the Ruminococcaceae bacterium BL-6 genome carries:
- a CDS encoding conserved protein of unknown function (Evidence 4 : Unknown function but conserved in other organisms), whose translation is MKHSRIPALMVFLLAICLLWSGFSGLSRNSRRKSRDLTLKAIDRAVVNCYAIEGRYPPDFAYLEKNYGVRVDRSKYLVDYQVFASNVKPAVQLLERGGDQKEEQP
- a CDS encoding conserved protein of unknown function (Evidence 4 : Unknown function but conserved in other organisms) is translated as MTIEATGVSAPVGMITAECEKNTIQIFSYENRQLAGYLYNRFLNRGAYFSSELQIIWLMENLLDTLAFPQADVKYRSFSRSGRSTQKVEGSSMKDMITKEIDQPDDRQEKATFVVQVQFRRNATWQGTLQWVDKNQTRKFRSTLELLMLINDAMENGRDSGPSWADGE
- a CDS encoding protein of unknown function (Evidence 5 : Unknown function), yielding MRKRKKKGEGPVPSYSARAGEVKGKEADPEDGKIRVTVM
- the pilT gene encoding Twitching mobility protein — protein: MEIEEILEKAVASGTSDVFIIAGCPVSFRINDEIRPADSVKLMPDDTKKIIRQIYQFANGRDIEPLLQSGDDDFSFSVANLGRFRCNAYRQRSSLAAVLRVLSFELPDPAALHIPDTVIDLAQKEKGLVLITGSAGSGKSTTLSCIIDRINSTRSCHIITIEDPIEFLHRHKKSIVTQREIASDTKGYVPALRAALRQSPDIILIGEMRDYETISTAMTAAETGQLILSTLHTIGAANTIDRIIDVFPQNQQHQIRVQLSTVLQAVVSQQLVPSLDGSLVPAFEIMLVNSAIRNMIRESKVHQINNTIFANAASGMVTMDSDLLRLYRQKVISRETAFTYCTDLDLMTRKL
- a CDS encoding Type II secretion system F family protein, translated to MGGQKGAPLSSRELSLFCSQISWLLKAAIPLEEGIAAVYENTQDTREKKLLQDILSSLSQTGSFSLSLKKSGAFPEYLVNMMEIGEKAGKLDDVSSSLSVYYEREDDLKNQIRGAVIYPLVLILMIAAVIAVLIVKVLPVFRQVLETLGGDIPAVSVAAVQFGLAVGQGAFVLILALALLVAAGALAAKTRRGAEIFRTLLGKFPPARRAFSSIDAARFSSVLSMLLSSGYEIGQALELLPGILSSPQGSGKVREISRKVSEGRPFSQALQQSGLFSGIYSSMIGVGEKTGNLDAVMNRIAAHYNEEAQNMLSGMTVMIEPVMVGLLSVIIGIILLSIMLPMMGIMSNIG
- a CDS encoding conserved exported protein of unknown function (Evidence 4 : Unknown function but conserved in other organisms), whose translation is MKRHSGINSFFLEMILVLLFLSVSCAAVLQLFSAAHATARRSAELNAAMVLAQSAAETIQSAETPADLDRLFQNGRKKQEGKASVYTADCGADGSPAGQNAAYRVETAVRTSDAAPGVMLEAEITVSSGDGSSRRELFTLNTKKYFPG
- a CDS encoding conserved protein of unknown function (Evidence 4 : Unknown function but conserved in other organisms), which produces MFIEVLFLTNGKRLYPGVGVSSILMIFLVLCLTSFGVLSLFSARSDWNLTRKNRESVLNYYAADAKVQQVLRQIDAKLREPGARANPADVFDGLSVEGTKLSVGRTKEIGFSIPVGDSQRLEVSVLPEASGQSYRITRYRLAASGEWNGDDRHLEVWQG
- a CDS encoding Transglutaminase codes for the protein MKLCRKPAALLGAALALCLLSACGPKTAPAQARTFFAQPQASSAPSAPGDSSSADPNRLSDEDAPPDREKEVLEQLETPPVSLSAGSGTAASAPGVDGGAYTGPIQIKTVSAPGKNAYKKGGSVIDASNAANGYVMVRQSGTEKRLKAQVKKDGMTYNYDLNHDGNYEAFPLQMGDGSYTVRIMENVSGSSYRELFSASFPVKLSSSLAPFLYPNQYVNYTASSAAVKKSYDLCSGSKTDVDKLKAVYNFLIKNIKYDYDKAAAVKSGYLPNVDSILASKKGICFDYSALMAAMLRAQNVPAKLVVGSADAVAATHSWNEVYLQGKGWITIKIQNTSAGWKLMDATFGASNSTAKSYTAARVY
- a CDS encoding Transcriptional regulator — translated: MMDALYSGDTVNVTMLGKFTIQKGKHTLSQSSGRTKQVWLLIEYLVAHRHLETSVEKLIEVLWDDDDSCSDPLNALKNLVYRARALLKKSLHDTKTPFIVYSHGSYLWNPDLPCVVDVEEMERLAKEASASGITKEQKISLLKQAVSYYHGDFLPNSSYANWVVSRTAYLSSLYISCVLKLCALYEENQDYEEIITVCEAAIVCVPFEESIHKILTYAYISTGQNSKALKHYNYVTDLFYRELGVDISGSLRELYKQITNSINQVEMDLSIIKQDLKEACAGNSAYFCDYEIFKNLYRIQARSLIRTGQSIFIALLSLLDSNGSILKDSSAVPAVNLFKEDILLSLRKGDTVAAYSSTQFIVMLPLINYENAERVMHRIIRRFEKDYKKNDTKIIYKLGPVDSIES
- a CDS encoding conserved protein of unknown function (Evidence 4 : Unknown function but conserved in other organisms) — its product is MNGTRTRSVQTLCILLIFTLFAAASLLLVLIGANVSRGVSARMDENDSIRTSLSYVANKVRTGDETGEIAVEDEGKIRSLVISSRYGGDVYKTYLYWYRGWLTESFLAADQPFVPGDGEKITQLSGFSVKQTGRLLTVSATPNGGKPISISVCPRSS